GTGGCTGGAGGAGACCGGCGAGATCACCCGCGCCGAGGTCGCCGACGCGCTGGGGCTGTCACCCGGGCACGTCGCCGTGCGGATCCACCGGATGAAGGAGCAGATCCAGAGCGCCCGGGGCGTCGTACGCGCGCTCGGCGCCCGCCCCGGTTGCCCGGACCTGCGCGCCGTGAGCGGCGAGTGGGACGGCACTCCCAGCCCGCTGTGGCGCAAGAGGCTGGCCCGACACGTCCGCGACTGCGCGTTCTGTGGGCGACTGGGCTCCACGCTCCTACCGATCGACCGGCTGCTCGCCGGTCTGCCGATGCTGCCGTTGCCGGCGGGTCTGAGCGCCCACATTCCGAGCGCGGCCGCACCCCCGGCTGCCGCGCAGGCCGTCGGGTACCACCCCCCGGGCCCGACGGCCGGGCACACCGCCGGGACGACCCCGCCCGGCGGTGTGCCCTCCGACGGCGGCGGTGGCCCGAGCATCGTCGACCTCGCGGTGAACCGCCCCCGTGGCCTGGTCCCGTCCCTCGCCGCCGGGGTGGCAGCGGCAGTTCTCGCCATCACCATGGCGGTGGTGATCCTGCCGGAGGACCCACCAGCGCCCTCGTGGGCTGCACCGCCGCCCGCAGCCCCCACCGCCGTGGCCAGCCCGAGCGTCGCACCGTCACCGAGCGCACGCCCCTCGTCGAAGGCTCCGGTCGTCCCGGCGGTCAGCTCCGCCCGTAAGGGCGTCGGAGTGTGGAACTTCGCCGGAGCCAGTCAGGCGTTGGCGAACTCGAAGGCCGGCTGGTACTACACCTGGGGCACCCAGCACCCGGGAATCAGCACGCCGCGCGGTGTGACGTTCGTGCCCATGATCCGCAGTGCGGAGAACGTCACCGCCACGGAGTTGGCCCGGGCCAGGGCGGCGGGGCCCGATCTGCTCACCTTCAACGAGCCGGACATGCCCGAGCAGGCGAACATGACCGTCGAGCAGGCGCTGGACCTCTGGCCGCAACTGATGGCGACGGGCAGCAGACTGGGCAGCCCGGCGGTCGCCTGGGGCGGGCCGGATCCGCAGGGTTGGCTGGACAGGTTCATGACCGGCGCCCAGGCCCGCGGCCACCGCGTCGACTTCATCACCCTGCACTGGTTCGGCGCCGACTTCACGACCAGCACCGCGGTCGACCAGCTCCGGCGGTATCTCCAGGCCGTCCACCAGCGGTACCGCAAACCGATCTGGCTGACCGAGTTCGCACTGATCCGCTTCGACAGCGGCGGCGCACAGTTTCCCGGTCAGGAGCAGCAGGCGGCGTTCCTCACCGCGGCCACCACCATGCTCGGCCAACTGTCCTATGTGCAGCGGTACGCGTGGTTCGGCCTGCCCGCCACGGACAAGGACCGGTCCGGGTTGTTCAGCAACGGCACCGAGGCGACAGTGGTCGGTCGCGCGTTCCAGGCCGCCCGTTGAGCGGCGACGCGCCGGTGGACCAGCAGCCGACCACGACCAGACGCCCGGCGTTCCGTGGCCGCGCCGGGCGGATCGTCGGCGTCGTCGCGACACTGGTCGTGACGACGGTGGCGGTCGTGCTCAGTCAGGGTTGGGGCCGCGCCGACCAGACGGCATTCCCGTCGACGGCATCCCCGCCGACCGGCCCGGCGCCGACCGCGTCGGTGGTGCTCAACAGCACCGATGACGCCTTCATCCAACTGCTCATCCCGATGAACGAGGGTGCGCTCGCGCTGATCGACCACGTCGACAGCCGGTCGGCGGGCGCGGATCCGTCGCTGCGGGCACTGCTCAACAACCTCCGGGCTGCTCACCAGGCCGAGTTGCGGGACCTGCGCGGGCTGCTGGCCGCGGGCAACGTCGCGGAGCAGAACATCCACGAGGGGCACCAGATGCCCGGCATGGTCACCGACGCCAGCCTCGCCGAGCTGCGCGCCGCCCCCGACACCGAGGTGCCGTCCCGGGCCGCCGCGTTGGTGCGGGCGCACCTCGCGCAGACCGTGGTGCTGTGCCGGGGCGAGCAGAGCGCCGGGGGCAGCCCGGAGCTGAAGGCGCTCGCCGGCCGGATCCAGCAGGCCCGGGCCGCCGAGTTGAGCGCACTGGACGGTCAGCCCGGCGCGACCGGAACCCCGCAGACCGACTGAGCATGCCGCGCAGAAGACCTACCGAAGTCGCGGCGTCGCTGCTCAGGCCGGCGTCGGGTGGTTCGCGTCGAACCGGTCGCGCGTCAGGAACGCCAGTTGGGCCCGCTTGTCCGGCATGTCGATCTCCGAATCGAAGGTGAACCCCTCGATCTCCAGTCGGCGCAGCGCGAGGTGGTTGCGGATGTCCGGCTCGACCACGATCCGCTGGGCGGCCGGGTCGCGGAACAGGAAGCGGGCGAGGGCCGGGCCGACGACGTTGGTGAGGCCGCGGGCGAGGCGCCGGTCGGGACTGAGCAGCAGGTGCATCCCGATGTCACCGGGCTGCACGCGGTAGCGCTCGCCGACCGGGTCCGCCTCGGGCTGGTAGGTCTGGAAGAGGCCGACCGGCTCCGCGTCGACCATGATCAGGTACGCGTGGTGCGTCGGCAGACTGGCCACGAAGGCGTAGATCTCGCGTACCTGTTCCAGGGTGTGCGAACCCATGCCCCAGAACGAGTTTCGAGGTTGGGTGACCCAGCCGTGCAGGAGGGCGGCGTGCCGGTCGGGGTCGACGGTCACCAATGACAACTCACCGAGACCGGCGATCTTCTCCAGGTACGTCATCGGGCGCTGTCCTCTGTTCCATCCGGGGCGCGACTTAGGTTAACCTCCCCTAACCAAGGATGACCTTACCTGGAGGGGTGCGTGAAACGGAACTGGGAGGCCCTGGTCCTCAAGGCCATGGGAGGCCGGGACTTTCGGTTGACCGTGCTGGGCACCGAGTCGATCGACGGCCACTATCAGCGGCTCCTCCTGGACGGCGGCGGCCTGCTGGAGGCGTGCGGGGTGCACCCCACGATGTGGATCCGGCTGTGGTTCGACAACGACGGCCGGGCACACCAGCGCGCGTACACACTGGTGGACCCCGACCCGTCCACCGGCCGGTTCACCCTCGAATTCGCCATCCACGACGGCTGCGCCGCCCGCTGGGCCACCACCGCCCAGGTCGGCGACACCATCAGCGCGACCGTCCAGGGCAGCGCCTTCGACCTGCCCGACCCGGCGCCCGAGCACCTCTACCTCGTCGGCGACGCGGCCTCCCTGCCCGCGGTGAACAGCCTGCTCGACGCCAGCGCCGACATCCCGGCGACCGTGTGGCTGGAGTACGCCCACGAGGGCGAGAAGGCTCTCGCGTTGCGGGCCCGGGCACACCACGACATCACCTGGGTGCCTCGGCGCGACGACGGTCAACACCTCGTCGACACGGTCTGCGCGGCCCTGCCGACCAGCGGCGCGGGGCACTACTGGGTGGCCTGCGAGGCGGCCACCACCCGTGGCATCACCCGACACATCCGACGAACGCTGGGTGTCGACAAGGACCGGGTGACCTCCCTCGGCTACTGGAAAGCCGCATGAAGGGTCGGCTTGGCACCCTGACCGCGCTGTACGTCACGCAGTACCTCGGCGTCGGCTTCATCACCGTCGGGCTGACCGCCATCCTGCGCGACGGCGGCACCTCGCTGGACACGCTGGCCCTGTTGCAGATCGTCGGCCTGATCTGGCCCATCAAGTTCCTCTGGGCGCCGATCCTCGACCGGTACGGCTCGCGGCACCGCGGCCACTACCGATCCTGGTTACTCGTGCTCCAGACCGCCCTGGTGCTCGCTCTGCTGGCGCTGCTGCCGTTCACCGACCCGGCCGACGCGCTCGGCCCGATCGTTGCGATCTGCGCCGCGTACGTCTTCTTCTCCGCAACGCAGGACATCGCCGTGGACGCCGTGGCGGTCCGGATGCTCGCCGAGTCGAGCCGGGGGACCGGTAACGGGATCCAGGTCGCCGCGAGTTACCTCGGCAACCTGCTCGGCGGCGGGGCGTGCGTCCTGGTCTACGACCAGTTCGGCTGGGCGGCGGCGATCGGTCTGCTGGCCGCGATGACGGCGGTCGGGCTGGTGGTTGTGTGGCGGTTCCGGGAACCTCCGCGTACCGACCGGGTGGCCAAGGTCGGCACGGCCTACCGGGCCCTGCTGTCGGTGTTCGGCCAGCCGGGCTGCCGGTGGTGGACGTTCGGCGTGGTGCCGCTGGTCTACGTCGGGGCGGGGATGGCGTACGCCCTGGTGACGCCGGCGCTGGTCGACGCGGGGTGGTCGTTGGGCCGCATCGGCGTCGTCACCGGAGTGGTGACCAGCGTCCCGGCCATCGTGGCGGGCCTGGTCGCCGGGCTCGGCATCGGCCGGTTCGGGCGCGGCGGCGTGCTCGTGGTCGGCGGCGTGGCACTCACGGTGTCGACGCTGCTGCTGCTGCCGTTGATGAACGGTCGCGCCCCACTGGGCGGGACGGTCGCCGCGCTCTGCTGCTTCATGGTGGCCTACACCATCGCCAACGTGGTGCTCTACACCGTCAACATGGACTATTCGCGCCCCGACACCGGTGGCACCGACTTCACCGTCCTGTCGTCGTTCGGCCTGGTCTGCTCGTTCGTGGCCTCGTCCATCGGTCTCGCGGCCGCCGACGGGGTCGGCTACCCGCCGGTCGCGATCGCGGCCATCGTGCTGGTGGCCGCGGGTGTCATCCTCGGCCTCGCCCACCAGCGGCGATTCCCCCGCAGGCCCGGTCCCGTCGGCTCGACGGCGGAGCACCCGACGGTGGATGGCGTGAAGGCCGTGGCGTGACCACGGTTCAGCCGGCCAGCGACACCACCGAGCCGGCCGGCGGTGCCACGGCCTCGGCGCGACTGCCGCAGCGGTGGCTGATCCTGGCCGTGCTCTGCGTCGCGCAGCTCGTGGTGGTGCTGGACAACACAGTGCTGACCGTGGCGGTGCCGGTGCTCACCACCGAGCTGGGCGCCAGCACCGCCGACGTGCAATGGATGATCAACGCGTACGCGTTGGTGCTGTCTGGGTTGCTGCTGACCGCCGGCAGCGCCGCCGACCGGTACGGGCGTCGTCGGATGCTGCTCACCGGGCTCGTCCTGTTCGGTCTCAGCTCGCTGGCCGCCGGGCTGTCCAGCACCAGTGGGCAACTGATCGCGGCCCGGGCCGGCATGGGTGTCGGTGGCGCGTTGCTGATCACCTCGACGCTCGCGGTCGCGATGCAGGTCTTCGACGCCACCGAGCGGTCCCGAGCGATCGGCATCTGGGCGGCCACCAGCGCGCTGGGCTTCGCCGTCGGGCCACCGATCGGCGGCACCATCCTCGCGCATCTGCCGTGGGGCGCGATCTTCCTGGTCAACGTGCCCATCGTGCTGGTCTGCCTGTTCGTCGCTCGCGCGCTGATACCCGAGTCCCGTGACCCGGCCGGTGGCCGCCTGGACGTGGTGGGCGCGGCGCTCTCCACCGCCGGCCTGACCGCTGTCGTCTGGG
This portion of the Micromonospora zamorensis genome encodes:
- a CDS encoding MFS transporter; its protein translation is MKGRLGTLTALYVTQYLGVGFITVGLTAILRDGGTSLDTLALLQIVGLIWPIKFLWAPILDRYGSRHRGHYRSWLLVLQTALVLALLALLPFTDPADALGPIVAICAAYVFFSATQDIAVDAVAVRMLAESSRGTGNGIQVAASYLGNLLGGGACVLVYDQFGWAAAIGLLAAMTAVGLVVVWRFREPPRTDRVAKVGTAYRALLSVFGQPGCRWWTFGVVPLVYVGAGMAYALVTPALVDAGWSLGRIGVVTGVVTSVPAIVAGLVAGLGIGRFGRGGVLVVGGVALTVSTLLLLPLMNGRAPLGGTVAALCCFMVAYTIANVVLYTVNMDYSRPDTGGTDFTVLSSFGLVCSFVASSIGLAAADGVGYPPVAIAAIVLVAAGVILGLAHQRRFPRRPGPVGSTAEHPTVDGVKAVA
- a CDS encoding siderophore-interacting protein translates to MKRNWEALVLKAMGGRDFRLTVLGTESIDGHYQRLLLDGGGLLEACGVHPTMWIRLWFDNDGRAHQRAYTLVDPDPSTGRFTLEFAIHDGCAARWATTAQVGDTISATVQGSAFDLPDPAPEHLYLVGDAASLPAVNSLLDASADIPATVWLEYAHEGEKALALRARAHHDITWVPRRDDGQHLVDTVCAALPTSGAGHYWVACEAATTRGITRHIRRTLGVDKDRVTSLGYWKAA
- a CDS encoding DUF305 domain-containing protein, which gives rise to MDQQPTTTRRPAFRGRAGRIVGVVATLVVTTVAVVLSQGWGRADQTAFPSTASPPTGPAPTASVVLNSTDDAFIQLLIPMNEGALALIDHVDSRSAGADPSLRALLNNLRAAHQAELRDLRGLLAAGNVAEQNIHEGHQMPGMVTDASLAELRAAPDTEVPSRAAALVRAHLAQTVVLCRGEQSAGGSPELKALAGRIQQARAAELSALDGQPGATGTPQTD
- a CDS encoding sigma-70 family RNA polymerase sigma factor, whose product is MSSAGRALPDAGLVVAARQGDQRALDDVVAASLPLVYNIVGRALRGHADVDDVVQETLVRVIRYLPALNDPAAYRSWLVAIAIRQVRDWEQRRRLALNRDAGLDAIHNVPDPASDFAGMTILRLGLTDQRREVAEATRWLDPDDQELLSLWWLEETGEITRAEVADALGLSPGHVAVRIHRMKEQIQSARGVVRALGARPGCPDLRAVSGEWDGTPSPLWRKRLARHVRDCAFCGRLGSTLLPIDRLLAGLPMLPLPAGLSAHIPSAAAPPAAAQAVGYHPPGPTAGHTAGTTPPGGVPSDGGGGPSIVDLAVNRPRGLVPSLAAGVAAAVLAITMAVVILPEDPPAPSWAAPPPAAPTAVASPSVAPSPSARPSSKAPVVPAVSSARKGVGVWNFAGASQALANSKAGWYYTWGTQHPGISTPRGVTFVPMIRSAENVTATELARARAAGPDLLTFNEPDMPEQANMTVEQALDLWPQLMATGSRLGSPAVAWGGPDPQGWLDRFMTGAQARGHRVDFITLHWFGADFTTSTAVDQLRRYLQAVHQRYRKPIWLTEFALIRFDSGGAQFPGQEQQAAFLTAATTMLGQLSYVQRYAWFGLPATDKDRSGLFSNGTEATVVGRAFQAAR
- a CDS encoding GNAT family N-acetyltransferase, giving the protein MTYLEKIAGLGELSLVTVDPDRHAALLHGWVTQPRNSFWGMGSHTLEQVREIYAFVASLPTHHAYLIMVDAEPVGLFQTYQPEADPVGERYRVQPGDIGMHLLLSPDRRLARGLTNVVGPALARFLFRDPAAQRIVVEPDIRNHLALRRLEIEGFTFDSEIDMPDKRAQLAFLTRDRFDANHPTPA